The following nucleotide sequence is from Peribacillus sp. ACCC06369.
CTCAATTGAAAAAACGTTAGACGAAATGATATCCAATAAAGTGAAAAAGCATTCCATCAAATCAAAGTCGGTCATGCCGGATAATAATCTTGAAGTGACATATGAAATTCGATTAAAAGATAATAATGCGGAATTCATTAATCAAGTCAAGGACATGAATAGCGTTCATTCTGCCATCATGTTGAGTTATGATGGCAACTTCACTGCTTAAGATAGATGGCGGACATAAGATTCCATGGCTTGTCCGCCATATAAGAATGCAGAAGAAAGGAGCCTGGCATGTTAAAGACAAGATACGTCGTAGCGTCGATTGGGTTACTTATCGCCATCTTTATAGCAGTGATGTCTTTCCTTCCCAATCTGACAATTGAAAAGGCCACTAAAGGAAATACATATACGGGGTCCGTGTTTGACCAAAGCAAGGTGACAACCGTTGATATAACATTGGCTGATGATGATTTGGATTCAATCCTGGATAACCCCTCTGAAAAGGAAGTTGTTGCATCAGATGTGACCATTAATGGGGAAAAAGTTGAAAATGTAGGGTTTCGAACCAAAGGGAACCTTTCCTTAAACTCTGTTGTCCAAATGGAAGATTCGGAACGCTACAGCTGGAATATAGATTTTAATTACTATCAGTCAGATCAAAATTTACATGGCCTGAAAGAATTTGATTTAAATAATAATTATAGTGACCCCACGTATATGAGGGAGTACCTTTCATATGAGCTAATGGAAAAGATGGGCATAGCAACTCCCGGACATTCCTATATGTACGTGACCATCAATGGAAAAGAATGGGGCTTATATTTAGGCGTTGAATCTATTAATGAAACATTTTTGAATAATAACTTTCCATCTGGCAATGGTGACCTTTATTATCCTGATGGCACCGGAAGTGATTTAAAATGGATTGGTGAAGATATTGATGATTATACAGGGTTGAACTTAAAAACAAATGAAAGTTCTGATCAATCTGCGATGATCAAGATGCTTGATGCCATCAATAATGGCGGGGATTTAGAAGAAGTTTTGGATGTAGATGAAACATTGCGCTACTTTGCAGCCAATACAGCCCTCGTCAACCTCGATCACTATCAAGGCACATTAAAGCATAACTACTATCTATATGAGGAAAATGGCGTCTTTTCCATGCTGCCCTGGGACTATAATATGTCATTTGGAGGCTTTTCCGGAGGCGGGGGACGCCAGGAAGGCGCATCCGATAAAGAAAATGAAGTGGCTGCTGAGAGTAACGATACTGCTAACAAGGATGACACGGAGCCCCTTGGAGAAGCACCGAATAAGAACGGTGGCCGAATGATGGATATGAGTTCAAATTTCATGAATGAAAGTAATATCAACTTCAGCATTACCGAACCTGTATCAGGTACAACCCTTGAAGATCGTCCTTTATTGAATGCCCTGCTTTCCAACGACGGGTACCGTGAAAAATATTATGATTATCTAGACGGCATTGCCACAGATTTTTTCTCTGAAGAAAATATGACAGCAATGACAACTGATATTTCTACATTAATCACACCATATGTGAAAAAGGACCCGACTAAATTCTATACAATTGAAGAGTATACAGAAGCGACGTCAGGCGAGGAAACCCTGGTTGACTTCGCTGCCCAACGAGCTGAGTCTATCTTAGCACAGCTTTCTGGAGATCTGGTTGTGGAGGCTGAAACAGAAAGCAGTATGGGCGGCAGAGCTCCTAATAGGGGCGATAACGCAAATGCAGGCCAGCCACCA
It contains:
- a CDS encoding CotH kinase family protein; this encodes MLKTRYVVASIGLLIAIFIAVMSFLPNLTIEKATKGNTYTGSVFDQSKVTTVDITLADDDLDSILDNPSEKEVVASDVTINGEKVENVGFRTKGNLSLNSVVQMEDSERYSWNIDFNYYQSDQNLHGLKEFDLNNNYSDPTYMREYLSYELMEKMGIATPGHSYMYVTINGKEWGLYLGVESINETFLNNNFPSGNGDLYYPDGTGSDLKWIGEDIDDYTGLNLKTNESSDQSAMIKMLDAINNGGDLEEVLDVDETLRYFAANTALVNLDHYQGTLKHNYYLYEENGVFSMLPWDYNMSFGGFSGGGGRQEGASDKENEVAAESNDTANKDDTEPLGEAPNKNGGRMMDMSSNFMNESNINFSITEPVSGTTLEDRPLLNALLSNDGYREKYYDYLDGIATDFFSEENMTAMTTDISTLITPYVKKDPTKFYTIEEYTEATSGEETLVDFAAQRAESILAQLSGDLVVEAETESSMGGRAPNRGDNANAGQPPPNMGGGENGAALQSPNMVNDENGATPGMNGNMGQQGTDNSSSSKNTIILSSVLLLLLFGAMVFAHFFKRRGKKG